A window of Neisseria canis contains these coding sequences:
- the ilvB gene encoding biosynthetic-type acetolactate synthase large subunit, whose product MQLSGAQILVQSLKAEGVDYVFGYPGGAVLEIYDALFQLNKFKHILVRHEQAAVHAADAYARTSGKVGVALVTSGPGVTNAVTGIATAYSDSVPIVVISGQVGTPAIGSDAFQEVDTVGITRPCVKHNFLVTDINDLATTIKKAFQIAASGRPGPVVVDIPKDVTQAMAKFSYPQEDIFIRSYQPVTQGHTGQIKKAVQMFASAKRPIVYFGGGIVLGNAHQELIDFVKLTGAPCTGTLMGLGAYPSSDRQFVGMLGMHGTYEANLAMQNADVVLAVGARFDDRVVSVPSKFFEKAKKIIHVDIDPSSIAKRVKVDVPIVGDVKNVLAEMIGLWKKQELHLNETALEKWWQTVENWRSRDCLWFEDDGELIKPQYVVQKLAEVTNNSAIITSDVGQHQMFAAQYYPFERPRQWLNSGGLGTMGVGIPYAMGAKLAAPDQDVFCITGEGSVQMNIQELSTCFQYKLPINIVTLNNGYLGMVRQWQELYYSNRESETYFDSLPDFVKLAEAYGHVGIRVHNKSDVEGALLEALKQKDRLVFLDFITDKKQNVFPMVGNGKGLDEMVLPLHMRQTPQDSDVNDVTDRDYDTRSVP is encoded by the coding sequence TGCACAAATACTCGTGCAGAGTCTTAAAGCCGAAGGCGTGGATTACGTTTTTGGTTATCCCGGCGGCGCAGTTCTCGAAATTTATGATGCGCTTTTTCAATTAAACAAATTCAAGCATATTTTGGTTCGCCATGAGCAGGCAGCGGTGCATGCGGCAGATGCTTATGCCCGCACCAGCGGCAAGGTGGGTGTGGCTTTGGTCACTTCCGGCCCGGGTGTAACCAATGCGGTAACAGGTATTGCTACGGCATATTCTGATTCCGTTCCAATCGTGGTGATTTCGGGGCAGGTAGGTACGCCCGCAATCGGCAGCGATGCGTTTCAGGAAGTGGATACTGTGGGTATTACCCGCCCATGCGTAAAACACAATTTTCTGGTTACCGACATCAATGATTTGGCAACCACGATTAAAAAAGCGTTTCAAATTGCCGCCAGCGGCCGCCCCGGCCCCGTGGTTGTGGATATTCCTAAAGATGTTACCCAGGCGATGGCGAAATTCAGCTATCCGCAAGAAGATATCTTTATCCGTTCATACCAGCCGGTTACGCAAGGCCATACAGGGCAAATTAAAAAAGCGGTGCAAATGTTTGCTTCTGCCAAACGGCCTATCGTTTATTTTGGCGGCGGTATTGTTTTAGGCAACGCCCATCAGGAATTGATTGACTTTGTCAAACTTACTGGCGCGCCGTGTACCGGAACGCTGATGGGGCTTGGCGCCTACCCTTCAAGCGACCGCCAATTTGTGGGTATGCTGGGTATGCACGGTACTTATGAAGCGAATCTGGCCATGCAAAATGCCGATGTGGTATTGGCCGTCGGTGCGCGTTTTGACGACCGTGTGGTTTCCGTGCCTTCAAAATTCTTTGAAAAGGCCAAGAAAATCATTCATGTCGATATCGACCCTTCAAGCATTGCCAAACGTGTCAAAGTGGATGTGCCGATTGTAGGCGATGTGAAAAACGTTTTGGCCGAAATGATCGGTTTGTGGAAAAAACAAGAGCTTCATCTTAATGAAACCGCACTTGAAAAATGGTGGCAGACAGTTGAAAACTGGCGCAGCCGCGATTGCTTGTGGTTTGAAGACGATGGAGAGCTTATCAAGCCCCAATATGTGGTTCAGAAGCTGGCAGAGGTAACCAATAATTCCGCGATTATTACGTCGGATGTGGGGCAGCACCAAATGTTTGCCGCGCAATATTATCCGTTTGAACGCCCGCGCCAATGGCTGAATTCCGGCGGTTTGGGTACGATGGGTGTGGGCATACCTTATGCAATGGGTGCCAAACTGGCGGCGCCTGATCAGGATGTGTTCTGTATTACGGGCGAAGGTTCTGTTCAGATGAACATCCAAGAGCTCTCAACCTGCTTCCAATACAAACTGCCGATTAATATCGTTACGCTGAATAACGGTTATTTGGGCATGGTCCGCCAATGGCAGGAGCTTTATTACAGTAACCGTGAATCGGAAACTTATTTTGATTCCCTGCCGGATTTCGTCAAATTGGCCGAAGCTTATGGCCATGTAGGTATCCGTGTACACAATAAATCCGATGTCGAGGGCGCGCTGCTTGAAGCGTTGAAACAGAAAGACCGTTTGGTGTTTTTGGATTTCATCACGGACAAGAAGCAGAATGTGTTCCCAATGGTGGGCAACGGTAAAGGCTTGGATGAAATGGTGTTGCCGCTCCATATGCGCCAAACCCCCCAAGATTCCGATGTGAATGATGTAACAGACCGCGATTACGATACAAGGAGCGTGCCATAA
- a CDS encoding helix-turn-helix transcriptional regulator: protein MLSLEEVTAHIRACLKDNPTPADIAAHFGYSRFYLSRWFHFQTGISMRDYIAALKIEQGIEPLVEGKSIIESQLEAGHASAGTYSRRFHLHTGQTPRDYRNQAAAVSRIFNEQVSDHTSRALPHYSFEPEKHLQPHPLSISISGANPHSVVFAGLFPEPIPRGVPIVGNALFHTRSFSIRNVPNGIYYLLGCEIEPSLNPLHYFRLDHCLRGIHPEPICFPLAAPLKVSLNMRPFQSSDPPITVNLPKLLFEFIKAQRNP, encoded by the coding sequence ATGCTTTCGCTAGAAGAGGTAACCGCCCATATCAGAGCCTGTCTGAAAGACAATCCCACACCTGCCGATATTGCCGCACACTTCGGCTACAGCCGCTTCTATCTCAGCCGCTGGTTTCATTTTCAGACAGGCATTTCCATGCGCGACTACATTGCCGCCCTCAAAATCGAACAAGGCATCGAGCCCTTAGTTGAAGGCAAAAGCATTATCGAATCGCAACTGGAAGCCGGCCATGCCAGTGCAGGCACATACAGCCGGCGCTTCCATTTGCACACAGGCCAAACCCCGCGCGACTACCGCAACCAGGCAGCAGCCGTAAGCCGCATTTTTAACGAACAGGTTTCCGATCACACCTCCCGCGCCCTTCCCCATTACAGCTTCGAGCCTGAAAAACACCTGCAACCGCATCCTCTCAGCATCTCCATTTCAGGCGCAAATCCGCACAGCGTAGTATTTGCCGGCCTGTTTCCCGAGCCTATCCCCCGCGGAGTACCCATAGTCGGCAATGCCTTATTCCATACCAGAAGTTTCTCAATCCGCAATGTGCCCAACGGTATTTATTACCTGCTCGGTTGCGAAATCGAACCCAGCCTCAACCCTTTGCACTATTTCCGCCTCGACCACTGCCTGCGCGGCATCCACCCCGAACCCATTTGCTTTCCTTTGGCCGCTCCGCTTAAAGTAAGCTTAAACATGCGTCCCTTCCAATCCAGCGATCCGCCGATTACCGTCAATCTGCCCAAGCTGCTGTTTGAATTTATCAAAGCCCAGCGCAATCCGTGA
- the ilvN gene encoding acetolactate synthase small subunit — translation MRHILSILMENESGAMSRVVGLFSARDYNIDSLSVAATEDKTLSRMTIVTNGDETVIEQITKQLNKLVEVIKVVDLNESRFVERELMLVKLRAVGKDRDEFLRLTEIYRGSVVDVTDKTYTVEITGSSDKLDSFLETVGKAQILETVRTGAAGIGRGERILRI, via the coding sequence ATGCGACATATATTATCTATCCTGATGGAAAACGAATCAGGCGCGATGAGCCGCGTGGTAGGTTTGTTTTCGGCCCGCGATTACAACATTGACTCGCTTTCGGTTGCCGCTACCGAGGATAAAACGCTTTCCCGTATGACTATCGTAACCAATGGCGACGAAACCGTTATCGAGCAGATTACCAAGCAGCTGAACAAGCTGGTTGAAGTGATTAAAGTGGTGGATCTTAATGAAAGCCGCTTTGTGGAACGGGAGCTGATGTTGGTGAAACTGCGCGCCGTCGGCAAAGACCGCGATGAGTTTTTACGGCTCACCGAGATCTACCGCGGCAGCGTTGTGGATGTTACAGACAAAACCTACACTGTTGAAATCACAGGCTCTTCCGATAAACTCGATTCATTTTTGGAAACCGTTGGAAAAGCGCAGATTCTTGAAACCGTGCGTACCGGCGCAGCCGGTATCGGTCGCGGCGAGCGGATTTTGAGAATTTAG
- the ilvC gene encoding ketol-acid reductoisomerase: MQVFYDKDADLSLIKGKTVAIIGYGSQGHAHAANLKDSGVNVVIGLRRGGSWKKAEAAGHDVRSVADATKAADVVMILLPDENQPVVYKNEIEPNLKEGAVLAFAHGFNVHYNQIVPRKDLDVIMVAPKGPGHTVRSEYLKGGGVPTLIAIYQDQSGKARDIAMSYAAANGGTKGGVIETNFREETETDLFGEQAVLCGGAVELVKCGFETLVEAGYAPEMAYFECLHELKLIVDLMYEGGIANMNYSISNNAEFGEYVTGPEVITPATKEAMKKALYRIQSGEYAKMFIQEGATNYASMTARRRLNADHEIEKVGAQLRGMMPWIAKNKLVDLDKN, translated from the coding sequence ATGCAAGTTTTTTATGATAAAGATGCTGATTTGTCATTGATCAAAGGTAAAACCGTTGCCATTATCGGCTATGGTTCTCAAGGACATGCCCATGCTGCAAACCTGAAAGACTCAGGTGTAAACGTGGTAATCGGTCTGCGCCGAGGCGGTTCGTGGAAAAAAGCCGAGGCTGCCGGCCATGATGTACGCAGCGTTGCGGATGCAACCAAAGCGGCCGATGTGGTAATGATTCTGCTGCCTGATGAAAACCAGCCTGTCGTATATAAAAACGAAATTGAGCCCAACCTGAAAGAAGGTGCCGTATTGGCATTTGCCCACGGTTTCAACGTTCACTACAACCAAATCGTTCCGCGCAAAGATTTGGACGTAATCATGGTTGCGCCCAAAGGCCCGGGTCACACCGTGCGCAGCGAATACTTGAAAGGCGGCGGTGTGCCGACCCTGATTGCGATTTACCAAGACCAATCCGGTAAAGCCCGTGATATTGCGATGTCTTACGCAGCGGCCAACGGCGGTACCAAAGGCGGTGTGATTGAAACCAACTTCCGTGAAGAAACCGAAACCGATTTGTTCGGCGAACAAGCCGTATTGTGCGGCGGCGCCGTAGAGTTGGTGAAATGCGGTTTCGAAACATTGGTGGAAGCCGGTTATGCGCCGGAAATGGCTTACTTCGAATGCTTGCATGAGTTGAAACTGATTGTAGATTTGATGTATGAAGGCGGCATTGCCAATATGAACTACTCGATTTCCAATAATGCGGAATTCGGTGAATATGTAACCGGTCCCGAAGTGATTACGCCGGCAACCAAAGAAGCGATGAAAAAAGCGCTTTACCGCATCCAATCAGGCGAATATGCCAAAATGTTCATTCAAGAAGGCGCAACCAACTACGCCAGCATGACCGCACGCCGCCGCTTGAATGCGGATCATGAGATTGAAAAAGTAGGCGCACAGTTACGCGGCATGATGCCGTGGATTGCCAAAAACAAATTGGTTGATTTGGATAAAAACTAA
- a CDS encoding VOC family protein, producing the protein MKFIPYLYFNGDCAEAIEFYAQLFSGKITDRYTYNDMPPEPDMPPLSESDKQKIMYAQLTIGSQTLMASDIVSELCATGSGYQKPQGMQINISVDTPSEGRRIFDALAEGGTIEMPFEATFFSRGFGIVTDRFGTPWSIDSGDAGLGQ; encoded by the coding sequence ATGAAATTCATTCCATATCTTTACTTCAACGGCGATTGCGCCGAAGCCATTGAATTCTACGCGCAACTTTTCAGCGGTAAAATAACCGATCGTTATACATACAACGATATGCCGCCTGAACCCGATATGCCGCCCTTATCCGAATCCGATAAACAAAAAATCATGTATGCCCAGTTAACAATCGGTTCGCAAACCTTAATGGCATCCGACATTGTCTCCGAGCTATGCGCCACAGGCAGCGGCTATCAGAAACCTCAAGGTATGCAAATCAACATCAGCGTTGATACCCCTTCAGAGGGCCGGCGCATTTTCGATGCCCTGGCAGAAGGCGGTACAATCGAAATGCCGTTTGAAGCAACTTTCTTTTCCCGAGGCTTCGGTATCGTTACCGACCGCTTCGGCACGCCCTGGTCAATAGACAGCGGTGACGCAGGGCTTGGCCAATAA
- a CDS encoding putative quinol monooxygenase → MSKVKITAVITTKPEHRSELLEVLRNLVAASRKEAGNIRYDSHQDTENENRFVFFENWQNAEAVDRHNASEHFQSFLQAIENKVEDVEVMLLKDVSENID, encoded by the coding sequence ATGAGCAAGGTTAAGATTACCGCTGTTATCACGACGAAGCCCGAGCACCGCAGCGAGCTTTTGGAAGTATTGAGGAATTTGGTTGCCGCCAGCCGAAAGGAAGCGGGCAATATCCGGTATGACTCGCATCAAGATACTGAAAATGAGAACAGATTTGTATTTTTTGAAAACTGGCAAAACGCCGAAGCGGTTGACCGGCACAACGCTTCGGAACATTTTCAAAGCTTTTTGCAGGCGATAGAAAATAAAGTTGAAGACGTGGAAGTGATGCTGCTGAAGGATGTTTCTGAAAATATTGATTAA